A genomic window from Treponema maltophilum ATCC 51939 includes:
- a CDS encoding bifunctional ADP-dependent NAD(P)H-hydrate dehydratase/NAD(P)H-hydrate epimerase, whose amino-acid sequence MQNVYTDTRVLDRAAVSRFGLTEDILMENAACALEAEIICALQKNDRYDKECRVLVAAGGGDNGGDGWALARRLNGRTGAGFSCSVAVLEVFPPKSQACMRQAERARSAGVPVIRNFSRTDFIKGRHIIVDCIFGSGFHGPLSDKIEKLIAALNKADCFKIACDVPSGIDSKGCGTTAFCADITVCMGALKTALFSDFAKNHTGKIITAPLGIPSSLFESGEKSGKNAEVAEPAQISAAAEPVAPAAFGSEIPAAFLLEASDMRLPERFLPSVHKGDFGHAAVYTGEKPGAGIIAACAAFRCGAGLVSLVPVAGQSAPAVKAGQNALPPYTIPPYLMQSSVLPEKASAVAAGMGFGRNDAQGAAERAAELFAVLNEKRKLACVLDADLFYHADIKHLLKARPSGLVLTPHPKEFQSLLLLCGLGSVSIGQIAENRLELVKDFCSAYPGAVLLLKGANMTIGYCPKKGGKQKGGKAELYINTFGMPCLAKGGSGDVLAGLVCAFLAQKYEPLNAAIQGSLLLAASSRLQKSSYASTPFTLIQSLEKPEKLKKTLEG is encoded by the coding sequence GTGCAAAACGTATATACCGATACGCGGGTTCTTGACCGCGCCGCCGTAAGCCGGTTCGGTTTAACCGAAGATATTTTAATGGAAAATGCCGCTTGTGCCCTCGAAGCAGAGATTATTTGCGCTTTACAAAAAAACGACCGCTATGATAAAGAATGCCGGGTGCTTGTCGCCGCAGGCGGGGGCGATAACGGCGGCGACGGCTGGGCCCTTGCGCGCAGGCTGAACGGCCGCACGGGTGCGGGCTTTTCCTGTTCGGTTGCGGTGCTTGAAGTTTTTCCGCCCAAATCGCAAGCGTGCATGAGGCAAGCCGAACGTGCGCGCTCGGCAGGCGTTCCGGTTATCCGCAATTTTTCGCGCACGGATTTTATAAAAGGCCGCCACATTATCGTCGATTGTATTTTCGGAAGCGGCTTTCACGGACCCTTAAGCGATAAAATCGAAAAACTTATTGCCGCTCTCAACAAGGCCGATTGTTTTAAAATCGCCTGCGATGTTCCGAGCGGTATAGATTCAAAAGGCTGCGGTACAACAGCCTTTTGCGCCGACATAACCGTGTGCATGGGCGCGCTTAAAACAGCGCTGTTCAGCGACTTTGCAAAAAATCATACGGGAAAAATCATAACCGCGCCGCTGGGTATTCCCTCTTCCCTTTTTGAAAGCGGCGAAAAATCGGGGAAAAACGCCGAAGTTGCGGAGCCCGCGCAAATTTCCGCTGCGGCAGAGCCGGTAGCGCCGGCAGCTTTTGGGTCTGAAATACCGGCGGCGTTTTTGCTTGAAGCGTCGGACATGAGGCTCCCGGAGCGCTTTCTTCCTTCCGTGCATAAGGGCGACTTCGGGCATGCGGCCGTGTATACGGGGGAAAAACCGGGCGCGGGAATAATCGCCGCATGCGCCGCCTTCCGCTGCGGGGCGGGCTTGGTAAGCCTCGTACCTGTCGCCGGGCAATCGGCGCCTGCAGTGAAAGCGGGGCAAAACGCACTGCCGCCGTACACGATTCCTCCCTACCTCATGCAAAGTTCCGTTTTGCCGGAAAAAGCGAGTGCCGTTGCCGCGGGCATGGGCTTCGGACGGAATGATGCCCAAGGAGCCGCGGAGCGTGCCGCCGAACTTTTCGCTGTACTGAACGAAAAACGCAAGCTCGCGTGCGTTTTGGACGCCGACCTTTTTTATCACGCCGACATAAAGCATTTGCTTAAAGCGCGCCCTTCGGGTTTGGTACTGACGCCACACCCGAAAGAGTTTCAGTCATTGCTTTTGCTGTGCGGTTTGGGATCCGTTTCGATCGGGCAAATCGCCGAAAACCGCTTGGAACTGGTAAAGGATTTTTGTTCGGCCTATCCCGGCGCGGTACTGCTCCTTAAAGGTGCAAATATGACAATCGGCTATTGCCCCAAAAAGGGCGGCAAACAGAAAGGCGGAAAAGCCGAGTTGTACATCAATACCTTCGGTATGCCCTGTCTTGCAAAGGGCGGAAGCGGCGATGTGCTTGCAGGATTGGTGTGCGCCTTCCTCGCGCAAAAGTACGAACCGCTCAATGCGGCAATTCAAGGCTCTCTGCTTTTAGCCGCCTCTTCACGTTTGCAAAAATCGTCGTACGCGTCAACACCTTTTACCCTGATACAAAGTTTGGAAAAGCCTGAAAAACTGAAAAAAACTTTGGAAGGATAA
- the prcB gene encoding dentilisin complex subunit PrcB has protein sequence MKGRIFLDICIFLSIFTLCTCKAAPEKSAAADNAPIVSAATLAPQTVARQAANGVAVYSAQEHQEQAGRIEVAYEILEKGSYGREFAPAVIENQADLDRLYALLHGHSSPPAPKIDFKRKKVIAVRAGPFNTGGYGIKLYSAIYTQDGLETVFLITAPEPGQIVTQAFTTPYLIIGIEVPPSTPVSVTLQGYKPGFDFIQD, from the coding sequence ATGAAAGGGCGCATTTTTTTAGATATTTGTATTTTTTTATCTATTTTTACCCTTTGTACATGTAAAGCGGCGCCCGAAAAATCAGCGGCTGCCGACAATGCGCCCATCGTATCGGCGGCAACTCTTGCGCCGCAAACGGTGGCACGGCAAGCTGCAAATGGCGTCGCTGTGTATTCCGCTCAAGAGCATCAAGAGCAAGCCGGGCGCATAGAAGTCGCGTATGAAATTCTTGAAAAAGGAAGCTACGGCAGGGAATTTGCCCCTGCGGTGATCGAAAACCAAGCCGATTTGGACAGACTGTATGCGCTTTTGCACGGACATTCGTCCCCGCCGGCACCGAAAATCGATTTTAAGCGGAAAAAAGTAATCGCAGTGCGCGCGGGGCCCTTTAATACCGGCGGCTACGGCATCAAACTTTATTCCGCGATCTATACACAAGACGGCTTGGAAACCGTGTTCTTAATAACCGCTCCGGAGCCCGGTCAAATAGTAACGCAGGCTTTTACAACTCCCTATCTTATAATCGGCATAGAAGTACCCCCTTCAACGCCCGTTTCCGTCACGCTGCAAGGGTATAAACCGGGGTTTGATTTTATACAAGATTAA
- the nifJ gene encoding pyruvate:ferredoxin (flavodoxin) oxidoreductase: MAEKNMVMIDGNTAAGHVAHALSEVISIYPITPSSPMGEVADEYSAKGKKNIWGTVPDVVEMQSEAGAAGAVHGALTTGALSTTFTASQGLLLMIPNMYKIAGELTSTVFHVAARALATSALSIFGDHQDVMACRQTGWAMMASNSVQEVMDLAVIAHSSTLKTRVPFIHFFDGFRTSHEIQKIEEVSFDVMHKMIDDELVRAHRKRGLSPENPVVRGTAQNPDTYFQSREAVNKYYEAVPGIVQKTMDEFAQLTGRHYHLFDYFGASDADKVIILMGSGAETVEETVEALNAKGAKTGVLKVRLYRPFDAAAFVKAIPSSVKALAVLDRTKEPGSLGEPLYEDVQTALAELGRKIDTVVGGRYGLGSKEFTPAMVKGVFENLDGKKQNHFVVGINDDVLGKSLPYDASWTLEEEGTNEAMFYGLGSDGTVGANKNSIKIIGDARPELNAQAYFSYDSKKSGGFTVSHLRFGKKAIRRPYLITSADFIACHKFTYMETYHMLETAKKGASFLLNSPYDAKTVWAHIPVEQQQAILDKKMNFYVIDAFKIAEKAGMGTRINVVMQAAYFKISGVLPEAEAVDYMKKFIEKSYGKKGADVVQKNIATIDMALAAVEKVDYPAHTEGDIHMKPAMADSSDPFVRDVLGVMAVQQGDKLPVSKLPADGTFPTATTQFEKRAIAEKVPEWDPSICIQCGQCALVCPHAVIRMKVITDAQAAAAPKAFKTAAVKPKPEDGKKVVLQVSTEDCTGCGVCVTACPVKSKTDETKRAINMVHYTPEIREAEAKNWEYFMTLPDADPASLNLSTAKGLAFKRPLFEFSGACAGCGETAYIRLISQMFGDRAVIANATGCSSIYGGNLPSTPYAKDASGRGPAWSNSLFEDAAEFGMGMCLTGDKLSEYAREVASSVKEKGIAANLIEEILANAQGDDAAIVQQRADIDALKKELASSKEPAAQELLSLTDHLLKRSHWIIGGDGWAYDIGFGGLDHTIASGRNINILVLDTEVYSNTGGQMSKATPIGAVAKFAASGKVNSKKDLGMIAMSYGYVYVAHVALGSNMNQTIKALREAESYNGPSIVIAYSPCINHGINMSATLTNQKEVVSSGLWPLYRYDPRLAEQGKNPFQLDSKEPDYDLANFMYKEVRFKSLKLANPDRASMLLDKAIAHAKRQWKEYKYLADRDF; the protein is encoded by the coding sequence ATGGCAGAAAAAAACATGGTTATGATTGACGGTAATACGGCCGCCGGTCACGTGGCTCACGCGTTGAGCGAAGTAATCTCTATTTACCCTATTACGCCTTCAAGCCCTATGGGTGAAGTTGCGGACGAATACTCGGCGAAAGGGAAAAAGAATATTTGGGGCACGGTTCCCGACGTTGTGGAAATGCAGTCGGAAGCCGGTGCGGCGGGTGCCGTGCACGGCGCTTTAACGACCGGTGCATTGAGTACGACTTTTACGGCATCACAGGGTCTTTTGCTGATGATTCCGAATATGTATAAAATCGCGGGAGAATTGACGAGTACCGTTTTCCACGTTGCCGCCCGTGCACTCGCAACGAGCGCTTTGTCGATTTTCGGCGACCATCAGGACGTAATGGCGTGTCGCCAAACCGGCTGGGCAATGATGGCGTCGAACAGCGTTCAGGAAGTTATGGATTTGGCCGTTATAGCGCATTCGTCGACGCTTAAAACGCGCGTGCCGTTTATACACTTTTTTGACGGATTCCGCACTTCGCACGAAATTCAAAAGATCGAAGAAGTTTCGTTCGACGTTATGCATAAAATGATTGACGACGAACTCGTGCGCGCTCACCGCAAGCGCGGCTTGTCGCCCGAAAATCCCGTCGTGCGCGGAACGGCGCAAAACCCGGACACATACTTCCAAAGCCGCGAAGCCGTAAACAAATACTATGAAGCCGTGCCCGGCATCGTACAAAAAACGATGGACGAGTTTGCGCAATTAACCGGCAGACACTATCACCTGTTCGATTACTTCGGTGCGAGCGATGCCGATAAGGTTATCATTTTAATGGGCTCCGGTGCCGAAACGGTTGAAGAAACGGTTGAAGCGCTGAACGCAAAAGGCGCCAAAACCGGCGTACTCAAAGTCAGGCTGTACCGCCCCTTCGACGCCGCCGCCTTTGTAAAAGCGATTCCTTCTTCCGTTAAGGCTTTAGCCGTACTCGACCGCACAAAAGAACCCGGTTCTTTGGGCGAACCCTTGTATGAAGACGTACAAACCGCTCTTGCCGAACTCGGACGCAAAATCGATACCGTCGTCGGCGGCCGCTACGGTTTGGGCTCGAAAGAATTTACGCCCGCAATGGTAAAAGGCGTATTCGAAAATCTCGACGGCAAAAAACAAAACCACTTTGTCGTCGGCATCAACGACGACGTTTTGGGCAAAAGCCTTCCGTACGACGCTTCGTGGACGCTTGAAGAAGAAGGCACGAACGAAGCCATGTTCTACGGTTTGGGTTCCGACGGTACGGTCGGCGCGAACAAAAACTCGATTAAAATCATCGGAGACGCCCGCCCCGAACTCAACGCTCAAGCGTATTTTTCGTACGACTCCAAAAAGTCCGGCGGGTTTACCGTATCGCACTTGCGTTTCGGTAAAAAAGCCATCCGCCGCCCGTATTTGATTACGAGCGCCGACTTTATCGCTTGTCATAAGTTCACCTATATGGAAACATATCACATGCTCGAAACGGCGAAAAAAGGCGCATCCTTTTTGCTGAACAGTCCCTACGATGCGAAAACCGTATGGGCGCACATTCCCGTCGAGCAGCAGCAAGCCATTCTCGACAAAAAGATGAACTTTTACGTTATCGACGCGTTTAAGATTGCGGAAAAAGCCGGAATGGGCACACGCATAAACGTCGTCATGCAAGCCGCGTATTTTAAGATTTCGGGCGTTTTGCCCGAAGCCGAAGCCGTAGATTATATGAAAAAATTCATCGAAAAATCCTACGGTAAAAAAGGCGCCGACGTCGTTCAAAAGAACATCGCAACCATCGACATGGCTTTGGCCGCCGTCGAAAAAGTGGATTATCCGGCACACACCGAAGGCGATATTCACATGAAGCCGGCGATGGCCGATTCTTCCGATCCTTTTGTACGGGACGTTTTGGGCGTTATGGCCGTTCAGCAGGGCGACAAACTGCCGGTAAGCAAACTGCCCGCCGACGGTACCTTCCCGACGGCGACGACTCAGTTTGAAAAACGCGCCATTGCCGAAAAGGTACCCGAATGGGATCCTTCCATTTGTATTCAGTGCGGACAGTGCGCGCTCGTATGTCCCCATGCCGTTATCCGCATGAAGGTGATTACCGACGCTCAGGCAGCTGCGGCTCCGAAAGCGTTTAAAACCGCCGCCGTCAAACCGAAACCCGAAGACGGCAAAAAGGTTGTGTTACAGGTTTCGACCGAAGACTGCACGGGCTGCGGCGTATGCGTTACGGCCTGCCCCGTTAAGAGCAAAACGGATGAAACCAAGCGCGCAATCAACATGGTGCACTATACGCCCGAAATCCGCGAAGCCGAAGCGAAAAATTGGGAATATTTTATGACGCTGCCGGATGCGGATCCCGCCTCGCTGAATTTGTCGACGGCGAAGGGCTTGGCCTTTAAGCGCCCGCTGTTCGAGTTCAGCGGAGCTTGTGCGGGTTGCGGCGAAACGGCGTATATCCGCCTGATAAGCCAAATGTTCGGTGACCGTGCCGTTATAGCGAACGCCACCGGCTGTTCTTCCATCTACGGAGGAAACCTGCCGTCTACGCCCTATGCAAAAGACGCTTCGGGTCGCGGCCCTGCATGGTCGAACTCGCTGTTTGAAGACGCGGCGGAATTCGGTATGGGTATGTGCTTAACCGGCGATAAACTGAGCGAATATGCGCGCGAAGTTGCTTCTTCTGTTAAAGAAAAAGGAATCGCCGCGAACCTTATCGAAGAGATTCTTGCAAACGCTCAGGGCGACGATGCCGCGATTGTGCAGCAGCGCGCCGACATCGATGCGCTTAAAAAAGAACTCGCTTCGTCAAAGGAGCCTGCCGCGCAGGAACTTCTTTCGCTTACCGATCATCTTCTCAAGCGTTCTCACTGGATTATCGGCGGAGACGGCTGGGCATACGATATCGGCTTCGGCGGTTTGGATCACACGATCGCTTCCGGACGTAACATCAATATTTTGGTACTCGATACGGAAGTATACTCGAATACCGGCGGTCAAATGTCCAAGGCGACTCCTATCGGCGCGGTAGCCAAATTCGCCGCGTCCGGTAAGGTGAACAGCAAAAAAGACTTGGGCATGATTGCAATGAGCTACGGCTATGTGTACGTCGCCCACGTCGCTTTGGGTTCAAATATGAACCAGACAATCAAAGCGCTCCGCGAAGCGGAATCGTACAACGGGCCTTCGATCGTCATTGCGTACAGCCCCTGTATCAACCACGGTATCAACATGAGCGCAACGCTGACGAATCAAAAAGAAGTCGTTTCCAGCGGCTTATGGCCTCTGTACCGCTACGATCCGCGGCTTGCCGAGCAGGGCAAAAACCCCTTCCAGCTCGACAGCAAAGAACCGGACTACGACCTTGCGAACTTTATGTACAAGGAAGTGCGCTTTAAGAGCTTAAAGCTGGCGAACCCCGACCGTGCGTCGATGCTGTTGGATAAAGCGATTGCTCATGCCAAACGTCAGTGGAAAGAATACAAATATTTGGCCGACCGGGATTTTTAA
- a CDS encoding patatin-like phospholipase family protein, protein MKFKQKMTAAAAVLLCCCVVFSAAETPKTRPSVALVLAGGGARGFVHIPFLELIDELGIPIDMIVGTSAGAIIGGLYCAGYTPQEIKDSVLYLDWVDIFRNDNFSPFEHALNEHGLPANPIALKLGANLSLNLGKGLLTGQKAYEQLKSLTIKIPSYIDFDSLSVPFRAAATDLLTGKLAIFEQGDLAEAMRASMSIPGLFEPFPVDGRYYIDGSASDNLPIRTAKELGFDIIIAVEISNPLRTNADDFDSSPLKVLEQMVSMQQAIKGKEDYAMTDLVMFPDIRDFSTIDYLRAEDIYKRGKVEAERYRGSLIELKKKIFPLQDAAPSSLTEKNPPEENPQSAQNGKIDGFRFIETQETVSLHKGTYAGLPYARPSELILKGCKDSDKHYFERIFAAAADKPFTEQVLVNLTDAAMNTGNYTSAVSRIDARGDKNILELSLQKKPEENGLILQSLTFAGTASSASSGALTLSTAAQFRGLGGTGSVISLRVSYVNNTAFDFLFFQPLGPKVFFQTKASVSHEPDFFSSNFDFHAVNGSLIRRASLKAGAGILFNPYHTLVNEGALRWLDTRQAIPYDTAWPFAPYDKNLYDFTADISSLYTFSNLNFRSFPTKGFFSSTEAQAVFPLGQRYDVRIFDRIKTDFTAALPVSQHLTVLCSLFAGSCLSEQLKKAPSLIPVYGFNLKERLFFPHVTAARKYGIHKAAASLALQIQPWQQLTILGGQLFFSLTGSVGDVWPDFASFAQSPDLTWRVSAGTGVRIKGLFSVRLCAGAGSSDGKISPFASCDYGIALY, encoded by the coding sequence ATGAAATTCAAACAAAAAATGACGGCCGCAGCCGCGGTTTTGCTTTGCTGCTGCGTTGTTTTTTCCGCGGCCGAAACACCGAAAACGCGTCCCTCCGTCGCCCTCGTATTGGCAGGCGGCGGCGCGCGCGGCTTTGTACATATCCCTTTTTTGGAACTTATCGACGAATTGGGCATTCCGATCGATATGATAGTCGGAACGAGCGCCGGAGCGATCATCGGCGGTTTATACTGCGCAGGCTATACGCCGCAGGAAATTAAGGACTCGGTACTGTACTTGGACTGGGTCGACATCTTCCGCAACGACAACTTTTCGCCGTTTGAACATGCGCTGAACGAACACGGTTTGCCGGCAAATCCGATTGCGCTGAAACTCGGCGCCAATTTGTCCCTGAATTTGGGAAAGGGCTTGCTGACCGGCCAAAAAGCATACGAACAATTAAAATCGCTTACCATCAAAATTCCTTCATATATCGACTTTGACAGTCTGAGCGTTCCGTTCCGGGCGGCGGCAACCGATTTACTGACCGGCAAATTGGCGATCTTCGAGCAGGGCGATTTGGCCGAAGCGATGCGGGCAAGCATGAGCATTCCCGGCTTATTTGAACCCTTTCCCGTTGACGGGCGGTATTATATCGACGGAAGTGCAAGCGACAATCTGCCCATACGGACGGCAAAAGAACTCGGCTTCGATATCATCATTGCCGTGGAAATTTCGAACCCGCTCAGAACGAATGCCGACGATTTCGACTCCAGCCCTTTAAAAGTACTCGAACAAATGGTGTCGATGCAGCAGGCAATTAAGGGAAAAGAAGATTACGCAATGACCGACTTGGTTATGTTTCCCGATATCCGCGATTTTTCGACGATAGATTATTTGCGTGCCGAAGACATTTACAAACGCGGCAAGGTTGAAGCCGAACGTTACCGCGGCAGTTTAATCGAATTGAAAAAAAAGATTTTTCCCCTGCAAGATGCCGCGCCTTCATCGCTTACCGAAAAAAATCCGCCGGAGGAAAATCCGCAAAGCGCTCAAAACGGCAAAATCGACGGTTTCAGATTTATCGAAACACAAGAAACCGTTTCCCTGCACAAGGGAACCTACGCCGGACTTCCCTACGCGCGCCCGTCCGAATTGATTTTAAAAGGCTGCAAAGATTCCGACAAACATTATTTCGAGCGGATTTTTGCGGCTGCGGCCGACAAGCCGTTTACCGAACAGGTTCTCGTAAACCTGACGGACGCGGCAATGAATACGGGCAATTATACTTCGGCGGTTTCCCGCATCGATGCGCGCGGCGACAAAAACATTCTTGAGCTTTCGCTGCAAAAAAAGCCCGAAGAAAACGGCTTGATTTTGCAAAGCTTAACCTTTGCCGGAACCGCAAGCTCGGCATCTTCGGGCGCTCTAACCCTATCGACCGCCGCGCAGTTCAGGGGCTTGGGCGGAACCGGTTCGGTTATTTCGCTGCGCGTTTCCTATGTCAACAATACCGCCTTCGATTTTCTGTTTTTTCAGCCGCTCGGGCCGAAGGTTTTTTTCCAAACAAAGGCGTCCGTTTCCCATGAGCCCGATTTTTTTTCGAGCAACTTCGACTTTCATGCCGTAAACGGAAGTTTAATCAGGCGCGCATCTTTAAAAGCGGGCGCGGGCATTTTATTCAATCCGTATCATACGCTCGTAAACGAAGGCGCCCTGCGCTGGCTGGACACGCGTCAGGCGATTCCCTACGACACCGCATGGCCCTTTGCGCCCTACGATAAAAATCTGTACGATTTTACCGCCGATATTTCTTCCCTATACACTTTCAGCAATCTTAATTTCCGTTCGTTTCCGACAAAGGGATTTTTTTCATCGACGGAAGCGCAAGCCGTTTTCCCCCTGGGGCAGCGCTACGACGTACGTATATTCGACCGCATTAAAACCGATTTTACGGCGGCACTTCCCGTTTCACAGCACCTTACGGTTTTATGCAGCTTGTTTGCGGGAAGCTGCCTATCCGAACAGCTAAAAAAGGCGCCGTCGCTTATTCCCGTATACGGCTTTAACCTGAAAGAACGTCTGTTTTTTCCGCACGTTACCGCCGCCCGCAAATACGGCATACACAAAGCGGCGGCCTCTTTGGCTTTGCAGATTCAGCCGTGGCAGCAGCTCACCATTTTGGGAGGGCAGCTGTTCTTTTCACTCACCGGTTCGGTCGGCGACGTATGGCCCGACTTTGCCTCTTTTGCACAAAGCCCCGATTTAACGTGGAGGGTTTCGGCCGGAACGGGCGTCCGCATAAAAGGACTTTTTTCGGTGCGCCTGTGCGCCGGCGCGGGAAGCTCGGACGGCAAAATATCGCCGTTTGCATCCTGCGATTACGGAATCGCTTTATACTGA
- a CDS encoding bifunctional 5,10-methylenetetrahydrofolate dehydrogenase/5,10-methenyltetrahydrofolate cyclohydrolase: protein MSAVIIDGFSIAQKLRQRAAEKAALLKQKGVEPCLAVVLVGENPASVSYVAAKKKALGEAAMADRSVNLPCDVSEERLLAHIGDLNRDPSVHGILVQLPLPSHIDEQKVIAAIVPEKDVDGFHPVNAGKLLIGEDGFVPCTPLGIIELLNEMRIETDGAHAVIVGRSNIVGKPLALLLARKPANATVTLCHTGTKNLASFTRSADILVAAMGGPNAIGAGMIKPGAAVIDVGVNRIPDHTKKSGFRLAGDVDFEAAREIAGFITPVPKGVGPMTIAMLLHNTLKAAGSKRYLSV from the coding sequence ATGAGCGCAGTTATCATAGACGGATTTTCGATCGCACAAAAACTGCGGCAACGAGCCGCCGAAAAAGCCGCGCTGTTAAAACAAAAGGGCGTTGAACCCTGCCTTGCGGTTGTCCTTGTCGGCGAAAATCCCGCAAGCGTTTCCTACGTTGCCGCGAAAAAAAAAGCGCTTGGCGAAGCCGCCATGGCCGATCGTTCGGTCAATCTACCCTGCGATGTAAGCGAAGAACGCCTGCTTGCTCATATCGGCGATTTGAACCGCGACCCTTCGGTGCACGGCATTTTGGTGCAGCTGCCCCTGCCTTCACATATCGATGAACAAAAAGTAATCGCCGCGATTGTCCCCGAAAAAGACGTTGACGGCTTTCATCCGGTAAACGCCGGCAAGCTGCTTATAGGCGAAGACGGCTTTGTTCCCTGCACGCCGTTGGGGATTATCGAATTGCTGAACGAAATGCGCATCGAAACCGACGGGGCGCACGCCGTGATTGTCGGCCGTTCAAACATCGTCGGTAAACCGCTTGCACTGCTTTTGGCGCGCAAACCGGCGAATGCGACCGTAACGCTGTGTCATACCGGTACGAAAAATCTTGCATCCTTTACGCGCAGCGCCGACATCCTCGTAGCGGCGATGGGCGGACCGAACGCAATCGGCGCCGGCATGATAAAGCCGGGGGCTGCCGTTATAGACGTGGGCGTAAACCGCATTCCCGATCATACGAAAAAAAGCGGTTTCCGTTTAGCCGGCGATGTGGACTTTGAAGCGGCTCGGGAAATCGCGGGCTTTATTACGCCCGTTCCCAAGGGCGTCGGCCCGATGACCATTGCCATGCTTTTGCACAACACGCTCAAAGCGGCCGGCAGCAAAAGATACTTATCAGTATAA
- a CDS encoding TP0733 family outer membrane beta-barrel protein, which produces MKRLFVLCAALLFCFFAAGTSSAFAQTEPSGSPDANAEEPSSENKTEEDSADIQSDVVYKMNQPGDQFIILKLNVDIPYVPFGKLLVGGSGTLGYQRFIVSGLTLGGDVSFGYSQTIGKNVFYFVPILFRAGWQFSAGKFEFPLSIGIGGAFENYLNSSYFGLALHPDAAAFFRYDSSWSFGLHAGLYILPQWYKNAQQNRTGIIQDIGLTVRYHF; this is translated from the coding sequence ATGAAACGTTTATTTGTATTATGCGCAGCGCTTTTGTTCTGTTTTTTCGCTGCGGGTACGTCGAGTGCCTTTGCCCAAACGGAACCGTCCGGCAGTCCGGACGCAAACGCCGAAGAGCCGTCTTCCGAAAATAAAACCGAAGAAGATTCCGCCGACATTCAAAGCGATGTCGTATACAAAATGAATCAGCCGGGCGATCAGTTCATTATTTTGAAATTGAATGTCGATATTCCCTACGTTCCCTTCGGCAAATTGCTGGTCGGGGGTTCGGGAACGCTGGGCTACCAGCGCTTTATCGTAAGCGGGTTAACGCTCGGCGGCGACGTGAGCTTCGGCTATTCGCAGACAATCGGTAAAAACGTGTTTTATTTTGTGCCTATTTTGTTCCGTGCGGGCTGGCAGTTTTCGGCGGGCAAATTCGAGTTTCCGCTGTCGATCGGCATCGGAGGCGCGTTCGAAAACTACCTTAACAGCAGCTATTTCGGTCTTGCCCTGCATCCGGATGCGGCGGCTTTTTTCCGTTACGACAGCTCATGGTCGTTCGGTTTACATGCGGGACTGTACATTTTGCCCCAGTGGTATAAAAATGCGCAACAAAACAGAACGGGCATTATTCAGGATATAGGACTTACCGTCCGCTATCATTTTTAA